One region of Timaviella obliquedivisa GSE-PSE-MK23-08B genomic DNA includes:
- a CDS encoding ribbon-helix-helix protein, CopG family — protein sequence MSNISTEELEQKIEAGEEVIDRYFDSTTTRIGTPRSMTSRRLQNFVATNLEMPRPMLNELDQLAEELNISRQAVIKMMLRRALDEHSLAKRAV from the coding sequence ATGAGCAATATTTCTACTGAAGAACTTGAACAGAAAATTGAAGCAGGGGAAGAAGTCATCGATCGCTATTTCGATTCCACCACTACAAGAATCGGAACACCTCGTTCAATGACTTCACGTAGATTGCAAAACTTTGTAGCAACAAACCTGGAAATGCCTCGTCCAATGCTCAACGAACTTGATCAACTGGCTGAAGAACTCAACATCAGCCGTCAAGCCGTGATCAAAATGATGCTAAGACGTGCCTTGGATGAACATTCTCTTGCTAAGCGAGCCGTTTAA
- a CDS encoding AAA family ATPase — protein MSDLFKGFEQLLEIAKALEEKMEKGELKADVQINSRRLSSIPRASGMPSGLGTSRIRPNPAASTPANDDVIITPPPANSAPNDSAPLISLKDVGGLSEVLKELREAIEIPLKRPELLTQLGLEAPRGVLLVGPPGTGKTLTARSLAEELGVNYIAIVGPEVMGKYYGEAETRLRSIFEKAAKAAPCIIFIDEIDSLAPDRSKVEGEVEKRLVAQLLGLMDGFAKTNGVIVLAATNRPDHLDPALRRPGRFDREVQFRVPDRNGRLEILQILSHAMPLDESVELGAIADLAVGLVGADLKAICQKAAYSALRRQVPDLRLPIPENMTLTQTDLLQAVKEIKPSVLRSVEIESPKVTWDEIGGLETIKQTLQESVEGALLYPELYQQTGAKAPRGILLWGPPGTGKTLLAKAVASQARANFIAVNGLELMSRWVGAAEQAVRELFTKARQAAPCVIFIDEIDTLAPARGSAQGDSGVSDRVVGQLLTELDGLQGCTNVLLVGATNRPDALDPALLRAGRLDLQIKVDLPDASSRLSILQVHNQSRPIAEVNLAEWAEKTEGWNGADLALLSNQAALESIRRHRAQEQIDPSTIQITSDDFGTAFQLLSEQKIRQ, from the coding sequence ATGAGCGACTTATTTAAAGGATTTGAGCAGCTTCTAGAAATTGCAAAAGCCTTAGAAGAAAAAATGGAAAAGGGAGAACTGAAAGCCGATGTGCAAATCAATTCTCGCCGCTTGAGCAGTATCCCTCGCGCTAGTGGAATGCCCTCAGGTCTGGGCACCAGCCGCATTCGTCCCAATCCTGCTGCTTCGACCCCAGCCAACGATGACGTAATCATCACACCACCCCCTGCCAACTCAGCCCCTAATGATAGCGCTCCATTAATTTCTCTTAAGGATGTGGGCGGCTTATCTGAAGTGCTTAAGGAACTTCGGGAAGCGATCGAAATTCCACTCAAGCGTCCAGAGTTACTAACCCAGCTAGGACTAGAGGCGCCTCGTGGAGTTTTGTTAGTAGGGCCACCGGGAACAGGCAAAACGTTGACCGCCCGATCGCTTGCTGAAGAATTAGGCGTTAATTACATTGCTATTGTGGGGCCCGAAGTGATGGGCAAATATTACGGTGAAGCCGAAACTCGTCTCCGCAGTATTTTTGAAAAAGCGGCTAAAGCGGCTCCCTGTATTATCTTCATTGACGAAATTGATAGCCTCGCGCCCGATCGCTCCAAAGTAGAAGGCGAAGTTGAGAAGCGATTAGTCGCACAGCTTCTCGGGCTGATGGATGGATTCGCCAAAACCAACGGTGTCATTGTCCTCGCCGCCACCAATCGCCCCGACCACCTTGATCCGGCGCTTCGTCGCCCTGGTCGATTCGATCGCGAAGTGCAGTTCCGCGTCCCCGATCGCAATGGAAGATTAGAAATTCTCCAGATTCTTTCCCACGCCATGCCCTTAGATGAATCGGTAGAACTAGGCGCGATCGCCGATCTGGCAGTCGGACTTGTAGGCGCTGACCTTAAAGCCATCTGCCAAAAGGCGGCTTACTCAGCCCTTCGTCGCCAAGTGCCCGATTTGCGATTGCCCATTCCTGAAAATATGACGCTGACCCAGACAGATTTATTGCAAGCCGTTAAAGAAATAAAGCCTTCGGTATTGCGATCGGTTGAAATAGAATCGCCTAAAGTCACTTGGGATGAAATTGGGGGGTTAGAAACCATTAAACAAACCCTGCAAGAATCCGTTGAAGGCGCATTGCTCTACCCCGAACTCTATCAACAAACGGGAGCAAAAGCGCCACGCGGCATTCTGCTTTGGGGGCCTCCCGGCACAGGCAAAACGCTGCTAGCAAAAGCTGTTGCATCCCAGGCACGGGCAAACTTTATTGCAGTCAATGGTCTCGAATTAATGAGCCGTTGGGTCGGTGCAGCAGAACAGGCAGTGCGAGAATTATTTACTAAAGCAAGACAAGCCGCTCCTTGCGTTATATTTATCGATGAAATTGACACCTTGGCTCCGGCACGCGGCAGCGCTCAAGGAGATTCGGGAGTGAGCGATCGTGTGGTGGGGCAACTGCTCACCGAACTGGATGGGCTGCAAGGCTGCACCAACGTTCTTTTGGTAGGAGCTACCAATCGCCCCGATGCTCTCGATCCTGCATTACTCCGAGCCGGGCGGTTAGACCTTCAGATCAAGGTCGATTTGCCAGATGCTAGCAGTCGTCTCTCCATCTTGCAAGTTCATAATCAGAGCCGCCCGATCGCTGAGGTTAATTTAGCAGAATGGGCAGAGAAAACTGAAGGATGGAATGGAGCAGACCTGGCACTTTTGAGTAACCAAGCTGCGCTAGAATCCATTCGTCGTCACCGTGCCCAAGAACAAATTGATCCCAGCACAATTCAAATTACAAGTGATGATTTTGGAACGGCTTTTCAACTGCTCTCTGAACAAAAAATAAGACAATGA
- a CDS encoding ArsA family ATPase, with product MFSGKGGVGKTTCSCGFARHWARKFPEKQILLMSTDPAHSLGDVLQMTVEDTPRLMVDLPNLQVRALDSQRLLQEFKIRYGKVLELLVERGSFVQGEDLSPIWDLSWPGLDELMGILEIQRILREQEVDRVVVDMAPSGHTLNLLGLMDFLDGFLNALDLFQEKHRVMSQTFGGVYQPDEADVFLQEMKADLAAGRALLQNAERAACWVVAIAEPMSYLESCRFIESLKELKIFVGGIIVNRLTEPTEILEKFLALPIPQALGLPQQRQEPVGSPALDALFTQLKPLASLPIATTIQPVTFTRFSPNFQDFITAKRRLILVGGKGGVGKTTVAGAIAWGMAERHPECKIRVISIDPAHSLGDVLSTQLEHEPTQITTNLSAQEINAKQVLEQFREDYLWELAEMMSGQSDDDSMQIAYTPQAWRQIVAQALPGIDEMLSLITVMDLLEKGEQDLIILDTAPTGHLLRFLEMPTALGGWLAWIFKLWIKYQDVVGRTELMGRLRSLRQQVMQAQKKLKDAQHTEFIGVLQAQSAIIAEAERLGKTLAEMGMSQRYWVHNRFEPGQEDLSLIFKVQTIVRLTALPQTLLPLDQVKAAAQLVF from the coding sequence ATGTTTAGCGGTAAGGGTGGTGTAGGGAAAACAACTTGTTCTTGTGGATTTGCACGGCACTGGGCGCGGAAATTTCCTGAGAAACAAATTTTGCTAATGTCTACCGATCCGGCGCATTCTTTGGGCGATGTGTTGCAGATGACGGTAGAAGATACGCCGCGTTTGATGGTAGATTTGCCGAATTTGCAGGTTAGGGCGCTAGACTCTCAACGACTGTTGCAAGAATTCAAAATTCGCTATGGTAAAGTGCTAGAGCTTTTGGTAGAGCGGGGTAGCTTTGTCCAAGGCGAAGACCTTAGCCCCATCTGGGATTTGAGCTGGCCTGGGCTGGATGAATTGATGGGGATTTTAGAAATTCAGCGCATCTTGCGAGAACAGGAGGTCGATCGCGTTGTCGTCGATATGGCTCCCAGTGGGCACACGCTAAATTTATTGGGATTAATGGACTTTTTGGATGGTTTCTTGAACGCATTAGATCTGTTTCAAGAGAAGCATCGGGTCATGAGCCAAACCTTCGGAGGCGTGTATCAACCTGATGAAGCAGATGTCTTTTTGCAGGAGATGAAGGCAGATTTGGCGGCAGGACGAGCATTGTTGCAAAATGCAGAACGAGCCGCTTGCTGGGTGGTGGCGATCGCGGAACCCATGAGCTATTTGGAAAGCTGCCGCTTTATTGAGTCTCTCAAGGAACTCAAAATTTTCGTAGGTGGCATCATCGTCAATCGTCTCACTGAACCGACAGAAATTTTAGAAAAATTCTTGGCACTTCCCATTCCCCAAGCTTTAGGCTTACCGCAACAACGTCAAGAACCCGTTGGCTCTCCGGCTCTAGATGCACTCTTTACCCAACTCAAACCCCTTGCGTCTCTACCCATTGCTACCACTATCCAGCCTGTTACCTTCACTAGATTTTCTCCAAACTTTCAAGATTTTATTACTGCTAAACGGCGATTGATCTTGGTAGGTGGTAAAGGCGGGGTCGGTAAGACTACTGTCGCAGGAGCGATCGCTTGGGGCATGGCAGAGCGTCACCCTGAGTGTAAAATTCGTGTTATTTCCATTGATCCGGCGCATTCATTAGGCGATGTTTTATCCACTCAGTTAGAGCATGAGCCGACTCAAATTACTACTAATCTCAGTGCTCAAGAAATCAACGCTAAGCAGGTTCTAGAGCAGTTCCGCGAAGATTATCTGTGGGAACTGGCAGAGATGATGAGCGGGCAATCGGATGATGACTCAATGCAAATTGCCTATACGCCTCAGGCATGGCGACAAATTGTGGCGCAGGCGTTACCGGGAATTGATGAAATGTTGTCGTTGATTACGGTGATGGACTTGCTGGAAAAAGGAGAGCAAGATCTGATTATTTTAGATACGGCACCGACTGGACATTTACTGCGGTTTCTGGAAATGCCAACTGCGTTGGGAGGCTGGCTGGCTTGGATTTTTAAGCTGTGGATTAAATATCAAGATGTGGTGGGGCGGACAGAATTAATGGGAAGATTGCGATCGCTCCGACAACAGGTGATGCAGGCACAAAAGAAGTTGAAAGATGCTCAGCACACCGAATTTATTGGCGTTCTCCAAGCCCAGTCGGCAATTATTGCTGAAGCCGAACGGTTAGGTAAAACGTTGGCAGAGATGGGCATGAGTCAGCGGTATTGGGTGCATAATCGCTTTGAGCCAGGACAAGAAGATTTAAGCCTAATCTTTAAGGTGCAAACCATAGTACGGCTAACAGCGTTGCCTCAGACGCTGCTCCCCTTAGACCAGGTAAAGGCTGCTGCACAGCTTGTATTCTAA
- a CDS encoding histidine phosphatase family protein: protein MSLTLYFLRHGETTYSRTGGYCGALDPDLTDAGLQMAEAFANAYRTLPWTDVYASPMKRTIATGKPLCDALAIDMQLRDGLKEIAYGEWEGKTNEDVKQHDSDTYMRWMTEPAWNAPPGGETAVEIASRASLVIAEIENKYTEGNVLIVSHKATIRIMLCSLLGIDLGRYRDRLDMPAASLSTVKFSKYGPMLQSLGDRAYMGERLRKLPGT from the coding sequence ATGAGCCTAACTCTATATTTCTTACGGCACGGAGAAACAACCTACAGCCGGACAGGTGGATACTGTGGCGCTCTTGATCCTGACTTGACGGATGCAGGACTTCAGATGGCAGAGGCGTTTGCAAATGCTTACCGTACGCTACCCTGGACAGATGTATACGCCAGTCCTATGAAACGGACGATCGCTACAGGTAAACCGCTTTGTGATGCATTAGCGATAGATATGCAATTGCGGGATGGATTAAAAGAGATCGCGTATGGTGAATGGGAAGGAAAAACAAATGAAGACGTGAAACAACACGATAGCGATACCTACATGCGCTGGATGACGGAACCCGCTTGGAACGCACCACCCGGAGGTGAAACAGCCGTTGAAATTGCAAGTCGCGCTTCGTTGGTTATTGCTGAAATTGAAAACAAATACACTGAAGGCAATGTGCTGATCGTGTCGCATAAGGCAACGATTCGGATTATGTTGTGTAGTCTGCTAGGAATTGATTTGGGGCGTTACCGCGATCGCTTGGATATGCCTGCGGCTTCGTTAAGCACTGTAAAATTTAGCAAGTATGGTCCGATGTTGCAGTCATTGGGCGATCGGGCTTATATGGGTGAGCGTTTGCGGAAGCTGCCTGGAACTTAG
- a CDS encoding VOC family protein → MQITQYLHTAILVTHLEQAEYFYGTVLGLTKIDRILKYPGAWYQIGATQVHLIEDSTFLQSLQNSEKMGRNPHLALGVENLEIAQNHLMSHGCAVEMSASGRAALFTQDPDGNVIELTEIGS, encoded by the coding sequence ATGCAAATTACTCAATATCTCCATACAGCAATACTTGTCACCCACCTTGAACAGGCAGAGTATTTCTACGGCACCGTGTTGGGTTTAACAAAAATCGATCGCATTCTTAAATATCCCGGTGCTTGGTATCAAATCGGTGCTACTCAAGTTCATCTCATCGAAGATTCAACGTTCCTTCAATCGTTGCAAAACTCAGAAAAAATGGGACGAAATCCCCATCTTGCCCTGGGGGTAGAAAATCTAGAAATTGCCCAAAACCATCTTATGTCTCATGGATGCGCCGTAGAAATGAGCGCATCCGGTCGAGCGGCTTTGTTTACCCAAGATCCTGACGGAAATGTGATTGAATTAACAGAGATCGGAAGTTGA